In the Nerophis ophidion isolate RoL-2023_Sa linkage group LG01, RoL_Noph_v1.0, whole genome shotgun sequence genome, one interval contains:
- the LOC133558991 gene encoding TRIO and F-actin-binding protein-like, producing the protein MGERKKHQYDPRMQGSLQGQADLYNWKFEWDGRGRERGRDRREKKDTENGRLSQRQSTASPRAQSADKQPEERRRAKMAGLEHPDSRPTQDVEGEIDLSSCVTVSDCDVENNYGFQIQTKRAVFTLSAVTSRSRQNWVTLLKQAVHNNTRQSDSGGQKGDPLSCVPSPCQPAACSTRPDLEPPDPGTAATCPPNPPADPGRGEEDWDCDWAKRLEERNRWFEDAVPLGGAGSRWDCMQLKRGSVPVPVIHTMDSQVSKKWTELERLSFRGMTAQSLIGTQAYRTTTPHSGGALDPSQACRSGSDTLEELVGGLPTDSPCSEEASPPGSGSHLVQNTAESLQKEALSLRKHELENVKKERAARLDSPCGPGAPCRAMLEAMEAAHQQEVQELQEKQERKMKEVEAGRERMLQEERRAAAEAMEAMRAAHREELQARRSLAGDMETSSTGDMCLPEGAVKSSPGRRTELGCKVGGMEQLRRENQELKDKLAAEMSRMRAFITGQRPEVASLGNAASQVETLLRAKEEVVRSLRNEVSRLQDEMRRWSPAKEEDASNMSRQAGEGFSP; encoded by the exons atgggtgaaagaaagaagcaccagtatGACCCCAGGATGCAAGGAAG CCTTCAAGGTCAAGCTGACCTCTACAACTGGAAGTTTGAGTGGGACGGCAGAGGCAGAGAGCGAGGGAGAGACAGGAGAGAGAAGAAAGACACGGAAAACGGACGTTTATCACAAAGGCAGTCGACTGCATCTCCTCGTGCGCAG AGCGCCGACAAGCAACCGGAGGAGCGCAGACGTGCAAAGATGGCGGGGCTAGAGCATCCCGACAGTCGGCCGACACAA GATGTGGAAGGTGAGATCGACCTGTCCTCGTGTGTCACCGTGTCAGACTGTGACGTGGAAAACAACTACGGCTTCCAGATTCAA ACAAAGCGGGCAGTGTTCACGCTCTCTGCAGTGACCTCGAGATCGCGACAGAACTGGGTGACGTTACTGAAGCAGGCCGTGCACAACAACACTCG CCAATCAGACAGCGGCGGCCAGAAAGGAGACCCCCTCTCCTGTGTACCGTCGCCATGTCAACCAGCCGCTTGCTCCACCCGCCCCGACTTGGAACCTCCGGATCCCGGCACAGCAGCGACCTGCCCCCCGAATCCGCCTGCGGACCCTGGCCGGGGAGAAGAAGATTGGGACTGCGACTGGGCCAAGAGACTGGAGGAAAGGAACAGGTGGTTTGAGGACGCCGTCCCCCTCGGGGGGGCGGGCAGCCGCTGGGACTGCATGCAGCTGAAGAGGGGGAGTGTACCCGTGCCGGTCATCCACACCATGGACTCCCAGGTCAGCAAGAAGTGGACGGAATTGGAGAGGCTGTCGTTCAGGGGCATGACCGCCCAGTCGCTCATCGGCACCCAGGCGTATCGAACCACCACGCCCCATTCCGGGGGGGCTCTGGACCCGTCCCAGGCGTGCCGATCAGGCTCTGATACGCTTGAAGAGTTAGTCGGTGGTTTGCCCACAGACTCTCCCTGCTCTGAGGAGGCTTCCCCACCTGGGAGTGGGTCACACCTGGTTCAGAACACAGCTGAAAGCCTACAAAAGGAG GCTCTATCCCTTCGAAAGCATGAGTTGGAAAATGTGAAGAAAGAGCGTGCGGCCAGGTTGGACAGCCCCTGTGGACCCGGGGCCCCGTGCAGGGCCATGCTTGAAGCTATGGAAGCAGCTCACCAGCAAGAAGTGCAGGAGCTGCAGGAGAAGCAGGAGAGGAAGATGAAAGAAGTGGAGGCAGGAAGAGAGAGGATGCTGCAGGAGGAGCGACGAGCTGCAGCTGAAG CAATGGAGGCTATGCGAGCGGCCCACAGGGAGGAGCTGCAGGCCAGGAGGTCGCTGGCTGGAGACATGGAGACGTCCTCCACAGGAGACAT gtgcCTGCCTGAAGGAGCCGTGAAGAGCAGCCCTGGTAGACGAACAGAGCTTGGATGCAAAGTGGGAGGGATGGAGCAGCTCCGGAGAGAGAACCAG GAGCTTAAAGACAAGCTGGCCGCAGAGATGAGCCGCATGCGGGCTTTCATCACAGGCCAAAGGCCGGAAGTGGCGTCCCTTGGCAACGCCGCGTCACAAGTTGAG ACGCTGCTCCGAGCCAAGGAGGAGGTGGTCCGGTCTCTGAGGAACGAGGTCAGCCGTTTGCAGGACGAGATGCGGCGTTGGTCTCCCGCCAAG